In [Clostridium] cellulosi, one genomic interval encodes:
- a CDS encoding putative membrane protein (Hypothetical protein) has translation MAKGNGTIGKTNRFPVETAGIFFAAILAAAFIVASLISIFSGINAHPDEQETYKAIQYYYTHWNIADIRDPLVYFSIYGTTRMAELNPYYYIAGKVGALFSWVLNYQTEFRIFNLLLLAFIIGLAACRNKKARILLPMLMLTPQAWYLYSYGTSDAWDLFLSILILYQIVNPDSMLNKYLGTSISKKSVLFGLLASLLFALQLMSKPNYFVTLVMAFIILLIRLVSDDKINKKEFFIKCLALLLCTFAIFGIRKGVDLAQYGFNKAQIVQELKEEKADKAFKPSTPVNEKWSTMQLHDRNVSLKTILTEKQFFQKSFVSFIGSYGYLQYMGPAAYINLMLFLYLALYAIIFYYCVKSRNRRVIIEFIAMNAILLLSVGLSVYNSWFVDFQPQGRYLLPMLIPFAYCFTLDKRILKNTAFNAIILITGLMSLYSFIFIGSVNLIK, from the coding sequence ATGGCAAAAGGAAACGGCACGATAGGAAAAACGAACAGATTCCCTGTTGAAACGGCAGGCATATTTTTTGCGGCCATCCTTGCCGCCGCATTTATCGTTGCATCGCTTATCAGCATTTTCAGCGGCATCAATGCCCACCCCGATGAGCAGGAAACATATAAAGCGATACAGTATTACTATACGCATTGGAATATAGCTGATATCCGCGACCCTCTTGTTTATTTCTCCATATACGGCACAACAAGGATGGCTGAACTCAATCCCTACTACTACATTGCAGGCAAAGTGGGGGCATTGTTTTCATGGGTTCTAAATTACCAGACTGAATTTAGGATTTTCAACCTGCTGCTTTTGGCGTTTATAATAGGCCTTGCCGCCTGCCGCAATAAAAAAGCCCGAATTCTGCTGCCGATGTTGATGCTCACTCCTCAAGCCTGGTACCTTTATTCCTATGGGACATCTGACGCTTGGGACTTATTCCTCTCAATACTTATTCTCTATCAAATCGTAAATCCTGACAGCATGCTCAACAAATATTTGGGTACATCAATCTCAAAAAAGAGCGTTCTTTTCGGGTTATTGGCCTCCCTGCTTTTTGCACTTCAGCTGATGTCTAAGCCGAACTATTTCGTCACCCTTGTCATGGCCTTTATTATCTTACTGATAAGGCTCGTTTCCGACGACAAAATAAACAAGAAAGAATTCTTTATCAAATGCCTTGCCTTGCTTTTATGTACTTTCGCCATTTTTGGCATAAGGAAAGGCGTTGACCTCGCCCAATACGGATTCAACAAAGCGCAGATTGTGCAGGAACTGAAAGAAGAAAAAGCGGATAAGGCATTTAAGCCGTCAACCCCTGTGAACGAAAAGTGGAGCACCATGCAGTTGCATGACAGGAATGTGTCCTTAAAAACCATCCTGACAGAAAAGCAGTTCTTCCAGAAATCCTTTGTATCGTTTATCGGCAGTTACGGGTATCTTCAGTATATGGGCCCGGCTGCTTATATCAATTTAATGCTGTTTCTCTATCTTGCCCTGTATGCGATAATCTTTTATTACTGCGTAAAGTCGAGAAACCGGCGGGTCATTATCGAATTTATTGCTATGAACGCTATTTTGCTGCTGTCGGTTGGGCTTTCAGTTTATAATTCATGGTTTGTCGACTTTCAGCCCCAGGGCAGGTACCTACTGCCTATGCTCATTCCCTTTGCCTACTGCTTTACACTCGACAAACGGATTCTTAAAAACACCGCATTTAACGCAATTATCCTTATAACCGGGTTGATGTCACTGTATTCGTTTATTTTTATCGGCTCGGTCAACCTGATAAAATAA
- a CDS encoding gamma-D-glutamyl-{L}-meso-diaminopimelate peptidase I (High confidence in function and specificity): METLFFGSTGPNVKLIQSLLNKIGYNAGAVDGIFGAATYAAIQAFQRDYGLVPDGIVGPATWNVLERLLLGYFTYTIRNGDTFYNLARRYFTTPTAIATANPNVDPNNLTVGSRIIIPFGYDLIFTDIDYTYEIMERQIRGLKARYPFLQVGSIGNSVMGKNLFSIRIGTGPNEVSYNASHHANEWITTMLLMKFIENFSKAYSVGGSIRGYSTTEIWNRSSIYLIPMVNPDGVNLVNYWPVYTNDAYTQAAQLNRTGLPLPRVWKANIRGVDLNLNYPAEWEKEHQLEIEQGITAPAPRDFGGTAPLTEPESNAMVTFTSQHNFRLVIAYHTQGKLIFYRFSDYNPPDAERIAQLFSDVSGYTISENPGEASYAGYKDWFIQTYNRPGFTIELGSGVNPLPVTQFPEIYEDNEEILLLGSLV, translated from the coding sequence ATGGAAACACTATTTTTTGGTTCAACCGGCCCCAACGTCAAGCTCATCCAAAGCCTGCTCAACAAGATTGGGTACAACGCCGGCGCCGTCGACGGTATCTTCGGAGCTGCAACTTATGCCGCCATTCAGGCATTCCAGAGAGACTATGGCCTTGTTCCAGACGGTATCGTGGGCCCAGCGACCTGGAATGTGCTTGAACGGTTGCTGCTCGGATATTTTACATATACGATAAGAAATGGCGACACCTTTTACAATCTGGCAAGGCGCTATTTCACGACTCCGACTGCCATTGCCACAGCGAACCCAAACGTCGACCCGAACAACCTTACAGTGGGCAGCAGGATTATAATCCCGTTTGGGTACGACCTTATTTTTACCGACATTGATTATACATACGAAATCATGGAACGCCAGATAAGAGGGCTCAAGGCCCGTTATCCGTTTTTGCAGGTTGGCAGTATCGGCAACAGCGTCATGGGCAAAAATCTATTCTCGATCAGAATAGGCACTGGCCCGAACGAGGTATCCTATAACGCCTCGCACCACGCCAACGAGTGGATAACCACCATGCTGCTTATGAAATTCATTGAGAATTTCTCAAAAGCCTATTCGGTGGGCGGCAGCATCAGGGGCTATAGCACAACCGAGATCTGGAACCGCAGCAGCATATATCTTATACCGATGGTCAATCCCGACGGTGTCAACTTGGTAAACTACTGGCCTGTATATACAAACGACGCCTATACGCAGGCGGCCCAGCTCAACAGAACCGGCCTGCCCCTGCCGCGGGTTTGGAAGGCCAACATAAGAGGGGTGGATCTAAACCTCAACTATCCCGCAGAGTGGGAGAAGGAGCACCAACTGGAGATTGAACAGGGCATAACTGCGCCGGCGCCGCGGGATTTCGGCGGCACTGCACCCCTTACGGAACCAGAATCAAACGCGATGGTCACTTTCACTTCCCAGCACAATTTCCGGCTCGTCATCGCCTATCATACCCAGGGCAAACTAATATTCTACAGGTTCAGCGACTACAATCCCCCGGACGCCGAGAGAATCGCGCAGCTATTTTCAGATGTAAGCGGTTACACAATCTCGGAAAACCCGGGAGAAGCCTCGTATGCCGGGTATAAGGACTGGTTCATCCAGACCTACAACAGGCCTGGGTTTACGATAGAGCTGGGCTCTGGCGTAAACCCGCTGCCGGTTACCCAGTTCCCCGAAATCTATGAAGACAACGAGGAGATTTTACTACTTGGCAGCTTGGTCTGA
- a CDS encoding putative membrane protein (Hypothetical protein), which produces MLNFGASVQLIAVSSLLIKVTGSGTVTGFSIVCAPLPGIIFSLFGGKIGDKFRAKRLLVAFDVARGLTVSLFIFCKSVVTALVLLLILSIIETLYYPSKNKIIAMILKKDDLVSGNALLSGGIGVVNLLTPVLAGVAVSFLGVNAAFLAIGASYLLSAAFLSCIKTKYFKNRTVKTGGRKSDAAESFRICFNNKLLRKVILTAAVIDYCTIAVNIAFYSFAFDYMKVSSGYWGAYLSILYGMNIVSMLILMRYKSFFRKKEIASINVLLFCLSAVWLFYSATQSRIFVLAAGAVEGICNSLCVTLITTCILENSKKGYTARIFGVQYVLSSFAKLIGAVFTYTLLRRFSFRFIFISSAAIIAAYAFCAILTPAERLSDQAAK; this is translated from the coding sequence TTGCTCAACTTCGGCGCGTCAGTGCAGCTTATCGCCGTTTCATCGCTGCTTATAAAGGTTACAGGCTCCGGCACTGTAACCGGGTTCAGCATTGTATGCGCACCGCTGCCCGGCATAATTTTTTCGCTTTTCGGCGGGAAAATCGGCGACAAGTTCCGGGCAAAAAGGCTGCTGGTCGCTTTCGACGTAGCAAGAGGGCTTACAGTTAGCTTGTTTATTTTCTGCAAGTCTGTAGTGACGGCGTTAGTCCTGCTCCTGATTTTAAGTATAATCGAGACGCTGTACTATCCGTCGAAAAACAAGATTATTGCGATGATTCTTAAGAAAGACGATTTGGTTTCCGGCAACGCGCTGCTGAGCGGCGGCATCGGCGTCGTCAACCTGCTGACGCCCGTTCTTGCCGGGGTTGCCGTCAGCTTTTTGGGTGTGAATGCCGCCTTTTTGGCAATTGGGGCGTCTTATCTGCTCTCCGCCGCCTTTCTGTCATGTATCAAAACGAAATATTTTAAGAACCGCACAGTTAAAACCGGCGGCAGGAAATCAGACGCTGCCGAGAGTTTCAGAATCTGCTTTAATAACAAATTGCTCAGGAAGGTTATCTTGACGGCGGCGGTCATTGACTACTGCACAATTGCCGTAAATATCGCCTTTTACTCCTTTGCATTTGATTATATGAAGGTTTCCAGCGGCTATTGGGGCGCTTATCTGTCCATCCTCTACGGGATGAATATTGTTTCAATGCTTATTTTGATGAGATATAAGAGTTTTTTCAGGAAAAAGGAGATTGCCTCGATAAATGTTCTGCTATTCTGCCTGTCGGCCGTATGGCTTTTTTACAGCGCAACGCAAAGCAGAATATTTGTGCTGGCGGCGGGCGCAGTTGAGGGCATCTGCAATTCGCTGTGCGTCACGCTGATAACCACCTGCATACTGGAAAACAGCAAAAAGGGGTATACGGCGAGGATATTCGGCGTTCAGTATGTCCTGTCAAGTTTTGCAAAGCTCATTGGCGCAGTTTTTACATATACCCTGCTGCGACGGTTCAGTTTCAGGTTTATCTTCATATCCAGTGCGGCGATTATCGCCGCCTATGCGTTCTGCGCTATCCTGACGCCAGCGGAAAGGCTGTCAGACCAAGCTGCCAAGTAG
- a CDS encoding van Willebrand factor A (High confidence in function and specificity), translating into MKKHLKSSIAFILLTLFVLSCASAAAPSKGTSSGNENTEFDPFMKKTLESGPTTEVPWENDPAFLAAKEKYDCPILMAAYKTVLHDPLPGEEFNVHLAAKYICGCVVEPNKVFSQNNTAGPYTKERGYQSGPTYKGTEVSETVGGGVCKIASTLFNTAILSNLKIVERHTHSMPVPYVPYGQDATVYNGAKDFKFMNNTSSPVLIWAKGIDNILYIGFYGKTKPPKVEWKHEVISVTKAPVYTKKNPNLPPNTEKITHEGMDGAVINSWIILTYPDGKTVKKAMGKSYYSPLPYIKEISG; encoded by the coding sequence TTGAAAAAGCATTTGAAATCTTCAATAGCTTTTATCCTGCTAACACTTTTTGTACTCAGTTGCGCAAGCGCCGCTGCACCGTCAAAGGGGACAAGCTCCGGAAATGAGAACACTGAATTTGACCCATTTATGAAAAAGACATTGGAGTCAGGCCCCACAACGGAGGTTCCCTGGGAAAACGACCCTGCTTTTTTGGCGGCCAAAGAAAAATATGACTGTCCGATTTTGATGGCCGCCTATAAAACGGTGCTCCACGACCCGCTGCCCGGCGAGGAATTCAATGTTCATCTCGCCGCAAAATATATCTGCGGTTGCGTTGTTGAGCCCAATAAGGTTTTTTCCCAGAACAATACCGCGGGCCCATATACAAAGGAAAGAGGATATCAAAGCGGCCCTACTTATAAAGGCACAGAGGTGAGCGAAACGGTGGGCGGCGGGGTCTGCAAAATAGCTTCAACGCTGTTCAATACGGCGATTTTGTCCAATCTTAAGATAGTCGAGCGCCATACCCACAGCATGCCGGTGCCTTATGTGCCTTATGGTCAGGACGCAACGGTGTATAACGGCGCCAAGGATTTTAAATTTATGAACAACACAAGTTCACCGGTGCTTATCTGGGCGAAGGGCATTGACAATATCCTTTATATCGGTTTTTACGGAAAAACAAAGCCGCCTAAGGTCGAGTGGAAACATGAAGTAATAAGTGTGACCAAAGCGCCGGTATATACGAAAAAGAATCCAAACCTGCCGCCAAATACGGAGAAAATAACGCATGAGGGTATGGACGGCGCGGTTATCAACTCGTGGATTATCTTGACTTATCCTGACGGCAAAACGGTAAAGAAGGCTATGGGAAAAAGTTATTATAGCCCGTTACCATATATAAAAGAAATAAGCGGGTAA
- a CDS encoding putative membrane protein (Hypothetical protein) codes for MVYILALIGMVCWGVSPLFAKWGLKDIDPLAGLFVRTVFTAVVIFIWLCFKGNLETLQTIPVKSVLLIITEAIMATVIGDLAYFAALKRGSASIVMLIMSCSPLVTIITSVFLLGERLTVSNMIGAALIIIGIIILV; via the coding sequence ATGGTTTATATTCTTGCCCTTATCGGGATGGTGTGCTGGGGTGTTTCGCCGCTTTTTGCAAAATGGGGCCTTAAGGATATTGACCCGCTGGCGGGACTTTTCGTTAGGACAGTTTTTACGGCTGTAGTCATATTCATTTGGCTGTGCTTTAAGGGAAATCTCGAAACCCTCCAGACTATACCCGTGAAATCGGTTCTTCTTATCATCACCGAGGCCATTATGGCGACCGTTATCGGCGACCTTGCCTATTTCGCCGCTTTAAAGCGGGGCTCGGCCTCCATAGTCATGCTGATTATGTCCTGTTCCCCGCTCGTCACCATAATCACCTCGGTGTTTCTTCTCGGTGAAAGGCTGACCGTTTCAAACATGATTGGCGCGGCGCTTATTATCATCGGCATAATTATCCTTGTTTAA
- the speA gene encoding Arginine decarboxylase (High confidence in function and specificity): MNLDQNSTPLFDAVKKYVDDKVIPFHVPGHKQGAGLREFAAYIGDRILQMDANGMDDLDYANNPSGVILEAEKLMADAYGAGNAFFLVNGTTSGVQAMILEACKPGSKILIPRNAHKSTIGGIILSGAIPCYIQPQINKELGIAMGVTLSSVKEAIKKNPDAEALFLINPTYYGAASDLKALVRTAHANGIKVLVDEAHGAHMPFHEDFPLTAMEADADMSAVSLHKTAGSMTQSSALLTNKRIDSEHVRQVLNLTYTSSASYILMCSLDIARKQLATRGNEMLSKALRLARAAREEINKIEGLYAFGRELIGTPGCFDFDETKLGINVRKLGYTGYQMERKLREGYNIQVEMADLYNVLALVTLGDSESNLDALVSALKDIARKTYVREIKNNTIIPVNPDLIVPPREAFYSPKRSVGLDESVGEISGEMIMAYPPGIPVIGLGERITREIIDYIKILKSEKCQLQGASDPNVEYIKVIK; encoded by the coding sequence TTGAATTTAGATCAGAATTCAACACCACTTTTTGACGCCGTAAAGAAGTATGTTGATGATAAGGTCATACCGTTTCATGTGCCCGGGCATAAGCAGGGAGCAGGGCTGCGCGAATTTGCAGCTTACATAGGAGACCGGATTCTGCAGATGGACGCCAACGGGATGGACGATCTGGATTATGCCAACAATCCATCCGGCGTTATCCTTGAAGCGGAAAAACTGATGGCCGACGCCTATGGGGCGGGCAACGCGTTTTTCCTTGTCAACGGGACTACGTCCGGGGTGCAGGCGATGATACTTGAGGCTTGCAAGCCCGGCTCAAAGATATTGATACCGCGCAACGCCCACAAGTCGACAATCGGCGGGATTATACTGAGCGGGGCAATCCCATGTTATATTCAGCCCCAGATCAATAAGGAACTGGGAATCGCCATGGGTGTCACATTGTCGTCGGTCAAAGAAGCCATTAAGAAGAATCCCGACGCCGAGGCGCTGTTCTTAATTAACCCCACCTATTACGGCGCGGCCTCGGATTTAAAGGCCCTTGTGCGGACAGCCCATGCGAACGGGATTAAGGTGCTGGTCGACGAGGCCCATGGCGCCCACATGCCGTTCCATGAGGATTTTCCGCTTACCGCTATGGAAGCCGACGCGGACATGAGCGCAGTAAGCCTCCACAAAACCGCAGGCTCCATGACCCAGAGCTCGGCCCTTCTCACAAATAAGAGAATAGATAGTGAGCATGTCCGACAAGTCCTGAACCTGACATATACGTCCAGCGCGTCATACATACTGATGTGTTCCCTTGACATAGCGAGGAAACAGCTTGCTACACGCGGCAATGAAATGCTAAGCAAAGCTTTGCGCCTGGCGCGCGCCGCGCGCGAAGAGATTAATAAAATAGAGGGGCTTTATGCCTTTGGCAGGGAACTTATCGGGACGCCCGGGTGTTTTGATTTTGACGAGACAAAGCTGGGCATAAACGTCAGAAAATTGGGATACACCGGGTATCAGATGGAGAGGAAACTGCGCGAAGGATATAACATTCAGGTGGAGATGGCGGATCTGTATAATGTACTGGCGCTGGTGACGCTGGGCGACAGCGAATCTAACCTTGACGCCCTTGTGTCAGCGCTGAAGGATATTGCGAGAAAGACATATGTGCGGGAGATAAAAAACAATACGATTATCCCTGTGAACCCGGATTTAATTGTCCCGCCACGGGAAGCGTTCTACAGCCCTAAAAGGTCGGTCGGGCTTGATGAGTCGGTGGGCGAAATTTCCGGTGAGATGATTATGGCGTATCCTCCGGGTATTCCTGTAATTGGCCTTGGGGAGCGCATAACGCGGGAGATAATTGACTACATAAAGATTTTGAAGTCGGAGAAATGCCAGCTTCAGGGCGCGTCCGACCCGAATGTTGAGTATATAAAGGTGATTAAATAA
- a CDS encoding peptidase S11 D-alanyl-D-alanine carboxypeptidase 1 (High confidence in function and specificity), producing the protein MLKKLALMIVSAMIFTIPCNAYNYKAQSYALIEMETGRMLDGRNINQRLPMASTTKIMTGILACESGNLDKIYTVPEEATKVEGSSMYLIPGEKITLRDLTYGLMLESGNDAANTIAICLSGSVDAFVDKMNKKAAELKLYNTHFATPSGLDGKDHYTTSLDLARLGAYAMHNPEFRKIVSTTKKYVTLNGVKDGRVLYNHNALLRTYEGAIGIKTGYIKKSGRCLVSCAQRNGVTLIAATLNCHDDLDEHKALLDYGFSVLKPRPLFPCCPEIAVKVTGGTADSVTCKYNTNLTAGLKDSEVSRVKMKINVPKSIAAPVKEGQKLGEIVFTLDGALLAKTDITAGETVLKPEKKPGAFEQFFANLSHFIFRKKACKQS; encoded by the coding sequence ATGTTAAAAAAACTCGCGCTGATGATTGTGTCAGCCATGATTTTTACGATACCTTGCAACGCATATAACTATAAAGCACAAAGCTATGCCCTTATTGAAATGGAAACCGGCAGGATGCTCGACGGAAGAAATATCAATCAACGGCTGCCAATGGCTTCGACCACAAAGATTATGACGGGCATTCTCGCCTGTGAATCGGGCAATCTTGATAAGATATACACTGTACCGGAGGAGGCAACTAAGGTCGAAGGGTCGTCCATGTATCTTATCCCCGGCGAAAAAATAACGCTGCGGGATCTGACATACGGCCTTATGCTGGAATCGGGCAATGACGCGGCGAATACTATTGCAATCTGCCTTTCCGGTTCAGTTGACGCATTCGTCGATAAAATGAACAAAAAGGCCGCGGAGCTAAAGCTTTACAACACCCATTTTGCGACACCTTCCGGATTGGACGGCAAGGACCACTATACAACCTCGCTCGACTTGGCACGGCTCGGCGCCTATGCCATGCATAACCCGGAGTTCAGGAAAATCGTATCGACAACTAAAAAATATGTCACATTAAACGGCGTCAAAGACGGACGGGTTTTATATAACCACAATGCCCTGCTCAGAACCTATGAAGGGGCAATCGGCATAAAAACGGGTTATATCAAAAAAAGCGGCCGGTGCCTTGTCTCATGCGCCCAACGCAACGGCGTAACGCTCATCGCGGCAACGCTGAACTGCCACGACGATCTGGACGAGCACAAGGCATTACTGGATTACGGCTTCAGCGTTTTAAAACCGCGCCCCCTTTTCCCTTGCTGCCCAGAAATCGCTGTGAAAGTCACCGGCGGAACGGCGGATTCAGTAACCTGCAAATACAATACAAACCTGACAGCGGGCTTAAAAGACAGCGAAGTTTCCCGCGTTAAAATGAAAATAAATGTGCCGAAATCTATCGCCGCCCCCGTAAAGGAAGGGCAAAAGCTGGGCGAAATAGTCTTTACCCTTGACGGGGCTTTGCTTGCTAAGACCGATATTACGGCGGGAGAAACCGTTTTGAAACCGGAAAAAAAGCCGGGCGCTTTTGAGCAATTCTTCGCTAACCTAAGTCATTTTATCTTTAGGAAAAAGGCCTGCAAACAGTCATAA
- a CDS encoding hypothetical protein (High confidence in function and specificity): MTVFLHEMKRNKISLIIWAVAIAFLLGICVIIYPDMSSQMEDINDLFSNMGDFSAAFGMDKINFGEFIGYFGTESSSVLGLGSAIFAGIVGISALSKEEKERTAEFLLTHPLSRTRIVAEKLLSVIAQVVLLNLFVACISVVSMLIVGERADAKAMFLMFLAYLIMHIEIAAVTFGISAFIRAGGLGIGIGLAIILYFLNLLSNITKDVEFLKYITPFSYTDSPDIISNGSITVKYLVPGLIITLAGIVAAFIKYPRKDV; this comes from the coding sequence ATGACAGTCTTTCTTCATGAAATGAAAAGGAACAAAATCTCTTTAATAATCTGGGCGGTAGCCATTGCATTTTTGCTTGGTATCTGCGTGATTATATACCCCGATATGTCCTCTCAGATGGAAGATATCAACGATTTGTTTTCCAATATGGGCGATTTTTCTGCTGCCTTTGGCATGGATAAGATAAATTTCGGCGAATTCATAGGTTATTTTGGTACCGAATCCAGCAGTGTTTTGGGTTTGGGCAGCGCTATCTTTGCAGGCATCGTGGGAATCTCTGCACTGTCAAAGGAAGAGAAGGAGCGAACTGCCGAATTCCTGCTTACCCATCCGCTTTCACGGACAAGGATAGTCGCAGAAAAGCTGTTGTCCGTAATCGCGCAGGTAGTGCTGCTGAATCTGTTTGTCGCTTGTATTTCGGTCGTCTCAATGCTGATTGTCGGTGAGCGGGCAGACGCAAAGGCAATGTTTCTGATGTTTTTGGCATATTTGATTATGCACATCGAGATTGCGGCTGTAACATTCGGTATCTCCGCGTTTATAAGGGCAGGAGGCCTCGGAATCGGTATCGGCTTGGCGATTATTCTATATTTCCTCAACCTCTTATCCAATATCACAAAGGATGTGGAGTTTCTTAAATACATAACCCCGTTCAGCTATACCGACAGCCCCGATATAATATCCAACGGTTCTATCACAGTTAAGTACCTTGTGCCCGGTTTGATAATTACATTGGCGGGGATTGTTGCCGCTTTCATAAAATACCCGAGAAAGGATGTTTGA
- a CDS encoding hypothetical protein (High confidence in function and specificity), translated as MKAIKTEKLTKYYGKVRGIIDVTLSVDEGDFFGFIGPNGAGKSTTIRTLLGLIYATSGRAEIFGKDIVKNKIEILSEVGYLPSETMFYSGMRVKDILAFSARMRKKDCTEEAKRLCERLELDINVKVDQLSLGNRKKVGIVCALQHRPRLYILDEPTSGLDPLMQREFYTILKERNEEGATIFLSSHVLSEVGRYCKHAAVIRDGRLLVSDSVEKLGHTGVKRVTLQGINALPKMENVRDIKYENNSVNFLYSGQADTLIRELSKISFDDITITDPDLEEVFMHYYTKEGN; from the coding sequence ATGAAGGCAATAAAAACCGAAAAGCTCACAAAGTATTACGGTAAGGTGAGAGGCATTATTGACGTTACGCTTTCGGTGGATGAGGGCGATTTCTTTGGGTTTATCGGGCCAAACGGGGCAGGGAAAAGCACCACTATCCGCACTTTGTTGGGGCTGATCTATGCTACAAGCGGACGCGCTGAAATATTCGGCAAAGATATTGTAAAAAACAAGATTGAGATTCTGTCGGAGGTCGGGTATCTCCCTTCTGAAACGATGTTTTACAGCGGAATGAGGGTAAAGGATATCCTTGCTTTTTCCGCCCGCATGAGAAAGAAGGATTGTACGGAAGAGGCAAAGCGGCTTTGCGAAAGGCTGGAACTCGATATCAACGTGAAGGTTGACCAGCTCTCCCTCGGGAACCGCAAAAAAGTGGGCATTGTTTGTGCTTTGCAGCATAGGCCCAGGCTGTATATCCTCGATGAACCCACCAGCGGCCTTGACCCACTGATGCAGAGGGAATTCTACACTATCTTGAAAGAACGCAACGAGGAGGGCGCGACGATATTCCTTTCTTCCCATGTTCTATCCGAGGTTGGGCGCTATTGCAAACATGCCGCGGTTATCCGCGATGGCCGGCTGCTCGTTTCTGACAGCGTGGAGAAGCTGGGACACACAGGGGTAAAACGCGTCACGCTGCAGGGAATTAATGCCTTGCCTAAGATGGAGAATGTACGCGACATAAAATACGAGAACAACTCCGTCAATTTCCTTTACAGCGGGCAGGCAGATACCTTGATTCGGGAGTTATCAAAGATTTCCTTTGATGACATCACGATCACCGACCCAGATCTGGAAGAAGTGTTTATGCACTATTACACCAAGGAGGGCAACTAA
- a CDS encoding hypothetical protein (High confidence in function and specificity) codes for MDQIKIGKFIAQMRKEKGLTQLQLADMLNISNKTVSKWERGNGLPEVSLMLPLCETLGINVNELLTGEKLTDSDYKKKAEENMMDLVKEKEESKKKILLSVIVGIITVIAGIALICVAGMFEMAVQTRILFIALGLIVIAGGIFTACVLDMDAGTFECRYCKARFKPSAAAYIAGAHTITKRRLKCPECGRISYCKKRLTH; via the coding sequence ATGGATCAGATTAAAATAGGCAAATTCATAGCCCAAATGAGGAAAGAGAAAGGATTAACGCAATTGCAGCTTGCCGACATGCTGAACATCAGCAATAAGACGGTCAGCAAGTGGGAGCGGGGAAATGGGCTGCCGGAAGTTTCGCTGATGCTTCCGCTGTGTGAGACTCTCGGAATTAATGTCAATGAGCTCCTTACGGGTGAAAAATTGACCGACTCCGACTATAAAAAGAAAGCGGAGGAGAATATGATGGACCTCGTAAAAGAGAAAGAAGAAAGCAAGAAGAAAATTTTGCTGTCGGTGATAGTAGGTATTATTACCGTTATTGCAGGAATAGCCCTGATTTGTGTTGCAGGGATGTTTGAAATGGCGGTACAGACGCGGATACTGTTTATTGCCCTCGGCTTAATTGTGATTGCCGGCGGGATTTTTACAGCGTGTGTTCTTGATATGGACGCAGGCACATTTGAATGCCGTTACTGCAAGGCGAGATTCAAACCGAGCGCTGCTGCCTATATCGCGGGGGCGCATACAATTACAAAAAGACGTCTGAAATGTCCGGAATGCGGGAGAATAAGCTATTGCAAGAAGAGGCTGACGCACTGA